The nucleotide window GCATCGGCGGTGGCTTCATGATAGGCGCTGCGGTGCTTCTCGGTCTAAAGTCAATTTCACGGCAATGATATTGACAGCGGGCACTCACACCGCTTCGTGCAACAGCGGGTTTGGCCGCAAGGCCGCCGCTCGTCCTGAGCGCTGCGAAGGTCTCATTCTTGCGCTTTAGATTCTAAAAAATCCAACAAGCTCTGCCGTTCAGCAGCCAAATCAAAATTGCCAACACGTTTTGACGACATTGCGTTGTTTTATCAGACTGGGGTGAGGACGATCGCCAGCCCTCGCGCCTGTTGACGAAGCGCGGGCGCGTTCCCGCATTGTGATCTGGGTTACATTTTGCGGAACGCGCGCGTCCAATCATGCGAGGGCGATCTGCGCCCCGAGAGATCCAGCGAAGTCGATACGAAGGCGACCCACACCGTTTGTGTGAGGCGCCTCAAGACCGCCCGCCGTTGGGTTCGCGCAGCTCCTGCGCAGCGCCGTCGCGCCCTTTGAACGTGTCCATGCTGCTGGCCACGCCGAAGATGCGGTTGAGGACGAAATCGAGCGCTCTTGTCGGCAAAAGGCCCCTCAAGAGCGGCAGAAGACGCACGATGCCCGGCATGTGGAGGAAGACCGCGTTGCGCTCCAACGCCCGAAGGATGCAGCGCGCGACATCTTCGGGCTGGAGGATCGGAATGACGCGCGAGCGCACCCCGTCGAACATGCCGGTGTGGATGTAATATGGCAGCACGGTTGTGACGCGGACGCCGGTGGCTGACCGCTCCAACTCTTGTCGGAGAGAATCCGACCAGCCCATGACCGCCCACTTGCTGGCGGCGTAGACGCTCATGTTCGGATTTGAAACGAGCGCCGCTGCCGAGGCAACATTGACTACGTGTCCCCGGCCATGCGCTACCATGCCGGGCAGTAGAGCGCGCGTCAGATGCATCAGCGCTCCCGTGTTGATCGCAATGGTTCGATCAATATCGGCGTGTCCATGTTCGAGGAAGGGCTTGCCCACCACGATCCCCGCGTTATTGATCAGCAGGTCAATCTCTGTTCCATCGGCCTCCAGCCTGGCGACGGCGGCGAGAACGGCCTCGGTGTCCGATACGTCTACGCGGTCGAAGGCGACGGCGCCTAAGGGGGCGAGACTGGCCCGCGCCGCCTCGATATTGGCTAAGCTTACATCCCAGACGATCAGGCGCGCCGCGCCGCGTTCCAGAAGCATCCGGCCCATCAAGAGCCCGATGCCCGAGGCGCCCCCGGTGATCAGTGCCGTGCGTCCCGTGATCTCCGTCATGACGATCTCCTCAGCGGCCGAAGGTTCGGATGGCAAACTCGGCGAACCGCCCGAAGGGGGGACGCAACAGAGCGAAGGCATCGACCGGCCCGGGGCGGAAGACGGAGCGCGCATGGCTTAGTCGCCGGAACCCGTCGCGTCCGTGGTAGGCGCCCATGCCGCTCGCCCCGACACCGCCGAAGGGAAGGTTCTCCTGCGCGATGTGCGCAATCGTGCCGTTGAGGGTCACACCGCCGGAGATGACGCGATCGAGGATGCGCCGTTGGGTTTTCCGATCCTTCGCGAAAGCATAAAGCGCAAGCGGCCGGTCGCGGCGGTTCACGATGGTCAGCGCGTCCTCCAGGTTGCGATAAGGAACGATGGGAAGCACGGGGCCGAAAATCTCCTCCGTCATCAGCACGCCCTGTTCGGGCGCCCCGATTACCACGGTCGGTGGCATCCTTCCTCCCCAGTTCCCTTGGGCGCTCAGGACACGCGCGCCAGCCTTCTCGGCCTCGGCGACGGCGTCTTCGAGCCGGCTGCGATGCCGCTCTGTGATGATGCTGGCATAGTCGCGCGCGGCAGATGCAGCGGGATAGCTCCCCTCTGCGGCTGCGAGCACCGCACGGGCGAGTGCCTCTTCCTGGCCGGCCGGCACGAGCGCGTAATCAGGCGCGATGCAAATCTGCCCGGCGTTCAGGAACTTGCCCTGCGCGATCGCCTGCGCTGCCGCGTGGAGGGAATAGCCCTCGGTCACGATAGCGGGCGATTTGCCCCCCAGTTCCAGCGTCACCGGCGTCAGGTTCTCGGCCGCCGCACGCATGACATGGCGTCCGACGGTGGTAGAGCCGGTGAACACCAGATGATCGAAGGGCAACGCGGTGAACGCGCGTGCCACATCCACATCGCCCATGATCACCGCGACTTCATCCGACTCGAAAGTCTTGCGGACGAGCTCTTCAAGCAGCTCGGAAAAACGAGGCGTCAGCTCCGACGGCTTGATCATCGCGCGGTTCCCTGCCGCGAGCGCATCCACCAGCGGACCGAGGCAGAGATAAAGAGGGAAGTTCCAGGGCGAAACGATGCCGACAACGCCCAGCGGCTCGTGCCGCACCCAGGCCCGCCCGCCGCGGAATGCGAGTGAGGGCGGGCGCCGCTCGTCCCGCATCCAGCGGGCAACATGAGACCGGGCATGCCGGATCGCACCCAGCAGTGGCACGATCTCCAGGATCTCGGTCTCATGCGCTGGTCGACCGCCAAAATCCGTGTCGATCGCGCGCGCGATCTCGGCCCGGTTCTTCTTTACCATATTGCGCAGCGCGTCCAAACGTCGCCGACGCACGGCAGCGTCCGGGATGCGTTCGGCCAATGCCGCATCGCGCATGAGGGCCAGGGTGTTCTCCATGAGTGTCGCTCCGCATCAAGTCGTGGCGGCGCACTCCATGAAAGGATGTCGCCAGCCGTACAAATTTGATAGATCTCTCAAGTTTTTGCAAGCCCCAAGCCGCCGACGCCACGCACGATCATTGCAGTCATCAGAGCGGCCGCTTCGGAACTGGATGGCCCCGGACGTTCATCCAGTTGCAGGATGGTCTCGAGACCCATCGCAAAAATCATCCGGGCAACGAGGTCGAGCTCCTGCGCCGACAGGGAACGGCCCGCCCCCCGTGCCACGTCACGCCGCAGGTCCTCGAGCATCTGCTCCATTGAGTCAAACTGGTGAAGCGAGGCACGCACATGGTGCTGGTTGCGTTCGATGAAGCCGCGTGCGCCTTCGATAGAAACAATATGCTCAAGTAACGCCTCGAAGGAGATGCGTAGCATGGTCTCCAGGTCGTCTGCTTTGGCCCGAGCGCGCGCCGTCAGGTCGCGAACCTGTTCGGTGAGGTCCTGAAGGAAGGCCTCGAACAGAGCCTCCTTGGAACCGAAATGGTTATAGAAGCTACCGGTCGAGACGCCGCTCTTCCGCACGATCCCGGCGATCGAGGCAGCGTCGAGCCCTTGTGTGGAAAAAGCATGCCAAGCGGCATGCCGAATTCGTTCACGCGCTTCCGAGGTGCGAGCCGCGCGTTTGGCGGATGGGGCATATTTGCGCGGTGCAGGTGACCGATGTATGGCGGCTCGCGTTTGTTCGGGCATTCGCGCCTTCCTGAACGTGGTGGCAGGTTCTTTCACATTAGCGTTCGGCGTGGATTTTCGCATCAGCCT belongs to Roseovarius sp. THAF27 and includes:
- a CDS encoding TetR/AcrR family transcriptional regulator, yielding MPEQTRAAIHRSPAPRKYAPSAKRAARTSEARERIRHAAWHAFSTQGLDAASIAGIVRKSGVSTGSFYNHFGSKEALFEAFLQDLTEQVRDLTARARAKADDLETMLRISFEALLEHIVSIEGARGFIERNQHHVRASLHQFDSMEQMLEDLRRDVARGAGRSLSAQELDLVARMIFAMGLETILQLDERPGPSSSEAAALMTAMIVRGVGGLGLAKT
- a CDS encoding coniferyl aldehyde dehydrogenase — protein: MENTLALMRDAALAERIPDAAVRRRRLDALRNMVKKNRAEIARAIDTDFGGRPAHETEILEIVPLLGAIRHARSHVARWMRDERRPPSLAFRGGRAWVRHEPLGVVGIVSPWNFPLYLCLGPLVDALAAGNRAMIKPSELTPRFSELLEELVRKTFESDEVAVIMGDVDVARAFTALPFDHLVFTGSTTVGRHVMRAAAENLTPVTLELGGKSPAIVTEGYSLHAAAQAIAQGKFLNAGQICIAPDYALVPAGQEEALARAVLAAAEGSYPAASAARDYASIITERHRSRLEDAVAEAEKAGARVLSAQGNWGGRMPPTVVIGAPEQGVLMTEEIFGPVLPIVPYRNLEDALTIVNRRDRPLALYAFAKDRKTQRRILDRVISGGVTLNGTIAHIAQENLPFGGVGASGMGAYHGRDGFRRLSHARSVFRPGPVDAFALLRPPFGRFAEFAIRTFGR
- a CDS encoding SDR family NAD(P)-dependent oxidoreductase — its product is MTEITGRTALITGGASGIGLLMGRMLLERGAARLIVWDVSLANIEAARASLAPLGAVAFDRVDVSDTEAVLAAVARLEADGTEIDLLINNAGIVVGKPFLEHGHADIDRTIAINTGALMHLTRALLPGMVAHGRGHVVNVASAAALVSNPNMSVYAASKWAVMGWSDSLRQELERSATGVRVTTVLPYYIHTGMFDGVRSRVIPILQPEDVARCILRALERNAVFLHMPGIVRLLPLLRGLLPTRALDFVLNRIFGVASSMDTFKGRDGAAQELREPNGGRS